The following proteins are encoded in a genomic region of Gossypium hirsutum isolate 1008001.06 chromosome D05, Gossypium_hirsutum_v2.1, whole genome shotgun sequence:
- the LOC107907332 gene encoding EIN3-binding F-box protein 1, which produces MPALVNYSGDDDFYNGGSFYTNSTDLGRLCSISFQVDVYCPPRKRTRISAPFHFGEAEVEQNKQPSIDVLPDECLVEIFKRISGGKERSSCACVSKHWLMLLTSIRKGEYESSKVVKENVGSNSGDVEMILSEEDDGYLTRCLEGKKATDMRLAAVAVGTSGHGGLGKLSIRGSSSSRGVTNFGLSAVARGCPSLKVLSLWNVPRVGDEGLCEIAKECHLLEKLDLCQCPHLSNKGLIAIAANCPNLTALSIQSCPKIGNEGLQAIGKLCPKLQSISIKDCPLVGDHGVSSLLSSASSVLSKVKLQGLSITDFSLAVIGHYGKSVTNLMLSGLQNVSEKGFWVMGNAQGLQKLVSFTIASCWGVTDVSLEAIGKGCANLKQMCLRRCCFVSGDGLVAFAKSAGSLECLQLEECNRVTQSGVIGVLSNCGLKSLTLVKCMGIKDISLEAPLSSSCNSLKSLSIRNCPGFGTASLAMVGRLCPQLQHVDLSGLCGITDAGLLPLLENCEAGLVKVNLSGCLNLTDEVVLHLTKLHGATLELLNLNGCRRITDASLAAVAENCVFLSDLDVSRCAITDVGIAALSHAEQLNLQVLSFSGCSGVSNKSMTFLKKLGKTLVGLNLQHCNSISTQTIELLVESLWRCDILV; this is translated from the exons ATGCCTGCTCTTGTTAATTACAGTG GTGATGATGATTTCTATAATGGAGGGTCCTTTTATACAAATTCTACTGACTTGGGTAGATTGTGTTCAATCAGTTTCCAAGTTGATGTGTACTGCCCGCCTCGTAAAAGAACGCGTATTAGTGCCCCATTTCACTTTGGAGAAGCTGAGGTTGAGCAGAATAAGCAACCATCGATCGATGTCCTCCCTGATGAATGCCTTGTTGAGATCTTTAAACGCATTTCTGGGGGTAAAGAAAGGAGCTCCTGTGCTTGTGTCTCTAAGCACTGGCTTATGCTTCTGACCAGCATTCGCAAGGGTGAATATGAGTCATCAAAGGTGGTCAAGGAGAACGTTGGTTCGAATTCGGGTGATGTTGAGATGATCTTATCCGAGGAAGATGATGGGTATCTTACAAGGTGCTTAGAAGGAAAGAAAGCAACTGACATGAGGCTTGCTGCGGTGGCGGTTGGAACAAGTGGTCATGGTGGTTTAGGAAAGCTTTCTATTAGGGGAAGCAGCTCTTCCCGTGGAGTAACTAATTTCGGGCTGTCTGCCGTAGCTCGTGGTTGTCCTTCTCTAAAGGTACTTTCTTTGTGGAATGTTCCGCGTGTTGGAGATGAAGGTCTGTGCGAGATAGCTAAAGAATGCCATTTGTTGGAGAAGCTTGATCTTTGTCAGTGCCCCCACCTTTCAAACAAGGGGCTAATTGCCATCGCCGCCAACTGCCCTAATCTGACTGCGTTGAGCATCCAATCTTGCCCAAAGATTGGTAATGAGGGCCTCCAAGCTATCGGAAAGCTTTGCCCCAAGCTGCAGTCCATCTCTATCAAGGACTGCCCACTTGTTGGGGATCATGGAGTTTCAAGCCTGTTGTCATCAGCATCTTCCGTCCTTTCAAAGGTTAAGCTTCAGGGTTTGAGCATCACAGATTTTTCTCTTGCTGTGATCGGGCACTATGGCAAGTCTGTGACTAATCTAATGCTGAGTGGTCTACAAAATGTGAGCGAGAAGGGATTTTGGGTGATGGGTAATGCTCAGGGTCTGCAAAAGTTGGTCTCTTTTACAATTGCTTCTTGCTGGGGAGTAACTGATGTGAGTCTTGAAGCCATTGGAAAGGGCTGCGCTAACCTGAAGCAGATGTGCCTTCGCAGGTGTTGCTTTGTTTCTGGTGATGGATTGGTGGCTTTTGCCAAGTCTGCCGGTTCTCTTGAGTGCTTGCAGTTGGAGGAGTGCAACAGGGTCACTCAATCCGGGGTTATCGGTGTTCTCTCAAACTGTGGGTTGAAATCTCTTACCCTAGTAAAGTGTATGGGAATTAAGGATATATCCTTGGAAGCTCCTTTGTCTTCCTCTTGCAATTCCCTTAAATCCTTGTCTATAAGGAACTGCCCAGGATTCGGAACAGCCAGCCTGGCTATGGTGGGCAGATTGTGCCCTCAGCTTCAGCATGTAGACCTGAGCGGACTTTGCGGCATTACAGATGCAGGTCTTCTGCCTCTTCTAGAGAATTGCGAGGCAGGACTTGTGAAAGTGAATCTGAGCGGCTGCTTAAACTTGACTGATGAGGTCGTTTTGCACTTGACCAAGCTACATGGCGCAACCCTCGAGTTGCTCAATCTCAACGGTTGCAGAAGGATTACTGATGCAAGTTTGGCTGCAGTTGCAGAAAATTGTGTTTTCCTCAGCGACTTGGATGTGTCAAGGTGTGCAATCACCGATGTCGGTATTGCAGCCTTGTCTCACGCAGAGCAACTCAACTTGCAAGTCCTTTCGTTTTCAGGTTGTTCAGGAGTATCAAACAAAAGCATGACCTTCCTAAAAAAATTGGGCAAGACCCTGGTGGGGTTGAATCTCCAGCACTGCAATTCAATCAGCACCCAAACCATTGAGCTGCTCGTGGAAAGCTTGTGGAGATGCGACATCCTTGTCTAA